A single Tenacibaculum sp. 190524A02b DNA region contains:
- a CDS encoding DUF3857 domain-containing protein, with protein sequence MRLIKQTIAIVFSLFSTIILAQEPTDFSATLFSETLKENADAIIRYNKKTIEVLGVDKMIVKQKRVITVLNKLGKKHVNAYLHYNEDTKISKLNAAIYSSTGKRIEKYSKSDFQDVSAVDGGTLYSDSRVKYLEYTPTSYPYTVVLEWEYKNASTAFIPSWFPVESYNVSVEKSIYEIHNPLNISYRKREKNFDGYAIKNTTNETSISYGIANQPAIKYEERTISFNEFVPNLTIAFDVFALKGVKGTAKNWKEFGKWMYEKLLKGRAMLSPATVAKAKDLIKDINDSREKVKKIYEFVQSKTRYISVQVDIGGWEPISANKVDEVSYGDCKGLTNYTKALLDAVGIESHHVIIYAKNKRNIDKNFTSMQGNHMILNVPNNGEDIWLECTSQTTPFGFLGNFTDDRDVLVITPDGGVIKRTPKYNKNNQQDIKATITLNENGSVGASVKRTSYGVQYNDKYHIEGYTEKELNKYYKSYVWDYNNNLELSNIQLSNDKEAIEFTEDLFVNVNSYATVNETSYLFRVNLLNKTTNIPKRYRNRKRPLKIHQSFEDTDTYTIKLPKGFSTDLLPPKKEIKNKFGSYTVTFNKVDENTISYNRKFSLNEGVYPKEDYKPYRKFIKSVARYDNLRIELQKQ encoded by the coding sequence ATGAGACTTATAAAACAAACAATTGCTATTGTTTTCTCATTATTTTCAACAATTATTTTAGCACAAGAGCCAACAGATTTTTCGGCTACTTTATTTTCTGAAACTTTAAAAGAAAATGCAGATGCTATTATACGTTATAACAAGAAAACAATAGAGGTGCTAGGAGTAGATAAAATGATTGTTAAACAGAAAAGAGTAATTACTGTTTTAAACAAGTTAGGCAAAAAGCATGTAAATGCCTATTTACATTATAATGAAGACACCAAAATTTCCAAATTAAATGCGGCTATTTATAGTAGTACAGGAAAGAGGATAGAGAAATATTCTAAAAGTGATTTTCAAGATGTAAGTGCTGTAGATGGAGGAACTTTATATTCAGACTCTAGAGTAAAGTATTTAGAATATACACCAACTTCATATCCTTATACTGTAGTTTTAGAATGGGAATATAAAAATGCATCTACGGCATTTATTCCTTCATGGTTTCCTGTAGAAAGTTATAATGTTTCTGTAGAAAAAAGTATTTATGAAATACATAACCCATTAAATATTTCTTATAGAAAAAGAGAAAAGAATTTTGATGGTTATGCTATAAAAAACACTACTAATGAGACTAGTATTAGTTATGGAATAGCTAATCAACCAGCCATCAAATATGAAGAAAGAACGATAAGTTTTAATGAATTTGTCCCTAATTTAACTATTGCATTTGACGTATTTGCTTTAAAAGGGGTAAAAGGAACTGCTAAAAACTGGAAAGAGTTTGGGAAATGGATGTATGAAAAGTTATTAAAAGGTAGAGCTATGTTGAGTCCTGCAACAGTAGCTAAAGCAAAAGACTTAATAAAAGACATTAATGACTCAAGGGAAAAAGTAAAAAAAATATATGAGTTTGTACAAAGTAAAACACGTTACATAAGTGTTCAAGTAGATATTGGCGGTTGGGAACCTATTTCTGCTAATAAAGTAGATGAAGTGAGTTATGGAGATTGTAAGGGCTTAACAAACTACACTAAGGCATTGTTAGATGCTGTAGGAATTGAATCTCATCATGTTATTATTTATGCTAAAAATAAAAGAAATATAGATAAGAACTTTACCTCAATGCAAGGAAATCATATGATTTTGAATGTGCCTAACAACGGAGAAGATATTTGGTTGGAATGTACCAGTCAAACTACACCATTTGGTTTCTTAGGTAATTTTACAGACGATAGAGATGTATTAGTAATTACTCCTGATGGTGGTGTCATTAAAAGAACACCAAAGTACAACAAGAACAATCAACAAGATATTAAAGCAACCATTACTTTAAATGAAAATGGTTCCGTTGGAGCTTCTGTAAAAAGAACTTCGTATGGTGTTCAATATAATGACAAATACCACATAGAAGGTTATACTGAAAAGGAACTAAACAAGTACTATAAATCATATGTTTGGGACTATAATAACAACCTTGAGTTATCTAATATCCAATTAAGTAATGATAAGGAAGCTATTGAATTTACAGAAGACTTGTTTGTTAATGTTAATAGTTATGCTACGGTTAATGAAACAAGTTATTTGTTTAGAGTTAACTTACTAAATAAAACAACTAACATTCCCAAACGATATAGAAACCGTAAAAGACCATTAAAAATTCATCAAAGTTTTGAAGATACAGATACGTATACGATAAAGCTTCCTAAAGGTTTTTCAACAGATTTATTACCACCAAAAAAGGAAATTAAAAACAAATTTGGAAGCTATACAGTTACCTTTAATAAAGTAGATGAAAACACTATTTCTTACAACAGAAAATTTTCTTTAAATGAAGGAGTATATCCAAAGGAAGATTATAAACCCTATAGAAAATTTATAAAAAGTGTTGCTAGATACGATAACTTAAGAATTGAACTACAAAAACAATAA
- a CDS encoding DUF4407 domain-containing protein, with the protein MLKQFFLICSGVDLDIIKKCSNGEQNKYVGIGATVFFTALMASLAGSYALYTVFDNIYSAIFFGFVWGLLIFNLDRFIVSTIRKKENFRTEFIQVVPRLLLATIIAIVISKPLELKIFEKEINQVLLEEKNAMTLQNKEQISKQFSTEIQGLQTEIQGLKNEINEKETSVNALYETYIAEAEGRKGTKLLGKGPVYKEKREKHDKALLELNELKQKNAEKIKEKESIIKELIASQKQKEADTQPIISSVDGLMARTKALQKLPWLPSFFIFLLFLAIETAPIFTKLISAKSEYDYKFEEQEAAVITWIKQQTSQQELLLYTDKNINNKVYKDLEEEEELYNYKKQKAEALLKLQADTFYKKQQKII; encoded by the coding sequence ATGTTGAAACAGTTTTTTCTTATTTGTTCGGGAGTAGATTTAGATATTATAAAAAAATGTTCTAATGGAGAACAAAATAAATACGTTGGCATAGGTGCTACCGTTTTTTTTACTGCTTTGATGGCTTCACTTGCTGGAAGTTATGCTCTGTATACTGTTTTTGATAATATATACTCAGCTATATTTTTTGGATTTGTTTGGGGCTTATTAATTTTTAACCTTGATAGATTTATAGTTTCTACCATACGCAAAAAAGAAAACTTTCGTACAGAGTTTATTCAAGTAGTGCCACGTTTATTACTAGCAACTATTATTGCTATTGTTATTTCAAAACCTTTGGAACTAAAAATTTTTGAAAAAGAAATAAACCAAGTGTTATTAGAAGAAAAAAATGCAATGACACTTCAAAACAAGGAGCAGATATCAAAGCAATTTTCAACGGAAATTCAAGGACTTCAAACAGAAATTCAAGGGCTAAAAAATGAAATAAATGAAAAAGAAACAAGTGTTAATGCATTATATGAAACATACATTGCAGAAGCTGAAGGTAGAAAAGGAACTAAATTGTTAGGAAAAGGACCTGTTTATAAAGAAAAAAGAGAAAAACATGACAAAGCATTATTGGAATTGAATGAGTTAAAACAAAAAAATGCAGAAAAAATTAAAGAGAAAGAAAGCATAATAAAAGAATTAATAGCTAGTCAAAAACAAAAAGAGGCGGATACTCAACCTATAATTAGTAGTGTTGATGGATTAATGGCAAGAACTAAAGCTTTACAAAAGCTGCCTTGGTTACCTTCTTTTTTTATATTCCTGCTATTTCTAGCTATTGAAACTGCACCAATATTTACAAAACTTATTAGTGCCAAAAGTGAGTATGATTATAAATTTGAAGAGCAAGAAGCAGCAGTAATAACTTGGATAAAACAACAAACTTCTCAACAAGAATTGTTATTATATACAGATAAAAACATTAACAATAAGGTTTATAAAGATCTAGAAGAAGAGGAAGAACTGTACAACTACAAAAAACAAAAAGCTGAAGCATTATTAAAACTACAAGCCGATACTTTTTATAAAAAACAACAAAAAATCATATAA
- a CDS encoding M56 family metallopeptidase, with protein sequence MILYLLKSTTCLLLLLAFYYFLLEREKMHQFNRFYLLGAVAFSFLAPLFTITIISDKPIETSVYTKNLSESNWKSYLLIFSLIISMLLLIRFIKNASSMVKMANENEQISYQNTTLVLVEKPILPFTFWNYIFINKEEFEKKRIEKELLTHELTHVKQKHTIDIVLIEILLILFWFNPIFYFLKKCIRLNHEFLADSKVIDSHKNISEYQHLLLSKAAWNNNYYLASNFNYSLTKKRLVMMTLQSSKNKVLLKKLAVIPLVAGFTFLFAERVQAQKASKKEITEFNVLATKYNEQPKNKKVVKLTELKRMECLYAKMDDNQKKGAVSFPECPPPPKAPMVAKGEKTCIPPPECKKESK encoded by the coding sequence ATGATTTTATATTTACTCAAATCTACAACATGCCTTCTTTTATTACTGGCATTCTATTATTTTCTTTTAGAGAGAGAAAAAATGCATCAATTCAATAGATTTTATTTGTTGGGGGCTGTCGCTTTTTCTTTTTTAGCTCCATTATTTACAATCACTATCATTTCAGATAAACCTATAGAAACTAGTGTTTACACAAAAAATTTATCAGAAAGTAATTGGAAAAGTTATTTACTAATCTTTAGTTTAATAATATCAATGTTATTATTAATACGATTCATTAAAAATGCCAGTTCAATGGTAAAAATGGCAAATGAAAATGAACAGATTTCATATCAAAACACCACTTTAGTATTAGTAGAAAAACCGATACTTCCATTTACATTTTGGAACTATATATTTATCAATAAAGAAGAGTTTGAGAAAAAAAGAATAGAAAAAGAATTATTGACACATGAGTTAACACATGTTAAACAGAAACATACCATAGATATAGTTCTAATTGAAATTTTACTCATACTATTTTGGTTTAACCCCATATTTTATTTCTTAAAAAAATGTATACGATTAAATCACGAATTCCTAGCGGATAGTAAAGTGATTGATTCCCATAAAAATATTTCCGAATATCAGCATTTATTATTAAGTAAAGCTGCATGGAACAACAATTATTACTTGGCCAGTAATTTCAATTATTCATTAACAAAAAAACGTTTAGTTATGATGACTTTACAAAGTTCAAAGAACAAAGTTTTATTAAAAAAACTAGCGGTTATTCCGTTAGTGGCTGGTTTTACTTTTCTTTTTGCAGAAAGAGTTCAGGCTCAGAAAGCAAGTAAAAAAGAAATAACAGAGTTTAATGTTTTAGCTACAAAGTATAATGAGCAACCTAAAAACAAAAAGGTTGTAAAATTAACCGAGTTAAAGCGTATGGAGTGTTTATATGCTAAAATGGATGACAATCAGAAAAAAGGAGCAGTATCTTTTCCTGAGTGTCCACCACCACCAAAAGCTCCAATGGTAGCAAAAGGAGAAAAAACATGTATTCCTCCACCTGAATGTAAAAAAGAAAGTAAATAA
- a CDS encoding BlaI/MecI/CopY family transcriptional regulator — protein MQLSKTEEQVMQYLWKLEKAYMKNLLELFPDPKPATTTVATLLKRMRDKGFVDYTLHGKTREYFPLVKKSDYFSTHVNGLIKKFFNNSASQFASFFTSETNLSVSELEDLKKLIDSQIEKQKK, from the coding sequence ATGCAATTATCTAAGACAGAAGAACAAGTAATGCAATACCTATGGAAATTAGAAAAGGCTTATATGAAAAATTTGCTAGAGCTATTTCCTGATCCAAAACCAGCTACTACTACTGTTGCTACATTATTAAAAAGAATGAGAGATAAGGGTTTTGTAGATTATACGTTACATGGAAAAACGAGAGAGTATTTTCCTTTAGTTAAAAAATCTGATTACTTTTCTACACATGTTAATGGTTTGATAAAAAAGTTTTTTAACAATTCAGCAAGTCAATTTGCTTCCTTTTTTACCTCAGAAACCAATCTTTCTGTTTCAGAATTGGAAGATTTAAAAAAGTTAATTGATAGTCAAATAGAAAAACAAAAGAAATGA
- a CDS encoding DUF2490 domain-containing protein, whose amino-acid sequence MKKYFYFLILAGISNASLSQTTFSNGWLPKVNFSKKISSTVKWVNSIEARQLAYKDNFQFTHSLLDISSIVSVKTNLNQSANLGYIIRFKGEKTVHRLTQQYLIITNYEALKIGHRLGVEQFFEDKETPQFRTRYRIALQKALSGEKVDVKEWYFKFTNEYLWQFNKEDIEIRLSPYLGYQLSKKDKLEFGLDYRLGGLTNSYNSHNLWFRTTWYISL is encoded by the coding sequence ATGAAAAAGTATTTCTATTTTTTAATTCTTGCAGGAATTAGTAATGCAAGCTTATCACAGACTACATTTAGTAATGGTTGGCTTCCTAAAGTTAACTTCTCTAAAAAAATCAGTTCAACAGTTAAATGGGTAAATAGCATAGAAGCAAGACAGCTTGCTTACAAGGATAATTTCCAATTTACACATAGCTTATTAGATATTTCTTCTATTGTTTCTGTAAAAACTAATCTTAACCAATCTGCCAATTTGGGGTACATTATACGTTTTAAAGGAGAAAAAACTGTTCATAGGCTCACACAGCAATATTTAATTATAACAAACTATGAAGCTCTAAAAATAGGTCATAGACTTGGTGTTGAACAGTTTTTTGAAGATAAAGAAACGCCTCAATTTCGTACAAGATATAGGATTGCTTTGCAAAAAGCTTTAAGTGGTGAAAAAGTAGATGTTAAAGAGTGGTATTTTAAATTTACGAATGAATATTTATGGCAATTCAATAAAGAGGATATAGAAATAAGGTTGTCACCCTATTTAGGTTATCAATTATCTAAAAAAGATAAGTTAGAATTTGGTTTGGATTACCGTTTAGGAGGTTTAACAAACAGTTATAACTCACATAATTTATGGTTTCGAACTACTTGGTATATTTCTTTGTAG
- a CDS encoding lysylphosphatidylglycerol synthase transmembrane domain-containing protein — protein MDIKKVLKTILPLILGGFLVWFSLSKISIETLLQYFKNANYWWIALGLFFGILSHLSRAYRWKYLLEPMGYKPDFGNSTMAVLVAYLVNYAVPRAGEVSRAAVMTNYENIPFEKGFGTIVAERIADLLMMLLIICITLFVQFEFISQLLTQNFSIEKIAILLLVLIVGFLLFSRYVKKAKSGIGLKIKTFISGLVEGATSIFKMKNKWAFIFHTVFIWSMYVAMFWATIPAIENLNVPFGAVLIGFIAGGFSIAATNGGIGLYPIAVAGAFALFNIPEEPANAFGWIMWTAQTAMIIVFGGLAFLLLPIYNKK, from the coding sequence GTGGATATAAAAAAAGTACTTAAAACAATACTACCTCTCATTTTGGGAGGTTTTTTAGTTTGGTTTTCTTTATCGAAAATTTCAATTGAAACATTGCTCCAATATTTCAAAAATGCCAATTATTGGTGGATAGCACTTGGCTTATTTTTTGGAATTTTAAGTCATCTTTCTCGTGCATATCGTTGGAAATACTTATTAGAACCTATGGGATATAAGCCAGACTTTGGAAATAGTACCATGGCTGTGCTAGTTGCCTATTTAGTTAATTATGCTGTACCAAGAGCTGGAGAGGTCTCTAGAGCAGCTGTAATGACCAACTATGAAAATATACCTTTTGAAAAAGGCTTTGGTACTATTGTAGCTGAACGAATAGCTGATTTACTAATGATGTTATTAATTATATGCATAACACTTTTTGTTCAGTTTGAGTTTATTTCCCAATTATTAACTCAAAATTTTTCTATTGAAAAAATAGCCATCCTATTACTTGTTCTTATTGTAGGTTTTTTATTGTTTTCTAGATATGTAAAAAAAGCCAAATCTGGAATAGGTTTAAAAATCAAAACTTTTATCTCAGGACTTGTAGAAGGAGCTACAAGTATTTTTAAAATGAAAAACAAATGGGCTTTTATCTTCCATACTGTTTTTATCTGGTCAATGTATGTTGCTATGTTTTGGGCAACTATTCCCGCCATAGAAAATTTAAATGTTCCTTTTGGTGCCGTATTAATTGGCTTTATAGCTGGAGGGTTTAGTATAGCTGCTACTAATGGAGGTATTGGTTTATATCCAATTGCTGTCGCTGGAGCTTTTGCTTTATTTAATATCCCTGAAGAACCTGCAAATGCTTTTGGATGGATTATGTGGACGGCACAAACCGCCATGATTATTGTATTTGGAGGGCTTGCCTTTTTATTACTTCCAATTTATAATAAAAAATAA
- the panD gene encoding aspartate 1-decarboxylase, with protein MLVQVVKSKIHRVKVTGADLNYIGSITIDEDLMDAAGIIEGERVQIVNNNNGERLETYAIPGPRGSGEITLNGAAARRVQKGDILILIVYAFMELEEAKNFKPKLVFPNEADNTLT; from the coding sequence ATGTTAGTCCAAGTTGTAAAATCTAAAATCCACCGTGTAAAAGTTACTGGTGCCGATTTAAACTATATAGGAAGTATTACCATTGATGAAGATTTAATGGATGCTGCAGGTATTATTGAAGGTGAACGTGTTCAAATTGTGAATAACAACAATGGTGAGCGTTTAGAAACTTATGCTATTCCGGGTCCAAGAGGAAGTGGAGAAATAACACTTAATGGAGCTGCTGCAAGAAGAGTTCAAAAAGGCGATATTTTAATACTAATTGTATATGCTTTTATGGAATTAGAAGAAGCTAAAAACTTCAAACCTAAACTAGTATTCCCTAACGAAGCTGATAACACATTAACTTAG
- the panC gene encoding pantoate--beta-alanine ligase translates to MNIFHKKKEIIAFLTQQKSKKKSIGFVPTMGALHKGHLSLIEQAQKKNDIVVVSIFVNPTQFDNKEDLVKYPKTLGKDIELLESINCNILFAPTVEEIYQDNITSEKFDFDGLEDQMEGKFRDGHFDGVGTIVKTLFEIVTPDKAYFGKKDFQQLQIIKKLVEKHNLPVKIKGRPIFREEDGLAMSSRNARLTKEHRQIAPFIYKTLKKAKKKFGMKNAEELTQWVVKQFKKQPLLELEYFTIADEETLETPRIIKPNKKYRAFIAVFAGEIRLIDNIGLS, encoded by the coding sequence ATGAATATTTTTCATAAAAAAAAGGAAATTATAGCCTTTTTAACCCAACAAAAATCAAAAAAAAAATCTATTGGGTTTGTTCCTACTATGGGTGCTCTTCATAAAGGTCACCTATCTCTTATTGAACAAGCACAAAAGAAGAATGATATTGTTGTAGTTAGCATTTTTGTTAACCCTACACAATTTGATAACAAAGAAGATTTAGTGAAATACCCTAAAACTTTAGGGAAAGATATTGAGCTTTTAGAAAGCATTAACTGTAATATTTTATTTGCTCCTACTGTGGAAGAAATATATCAGGATAATATAACATCAGAAAAATTTGATTTTGATGGCTTAGAGGATCAAATGGAAGGGAAATTTAGAGATGGTCATTTTGATGGAGTTGGCACTATTGTGAAAACACTTTTTGAAATTGTTACTCCTGATAAAGCTTATTTTGGTAAAAAAGATTTTCAACAACTACAAATTATTAAAAAGTTAGTAGAAAAACATAATTTACCTGTAAAAATAAAAGGAAGGCCTATTTTTAGAGAAGAAGATGGTTTAGCTATGAGTTCAAGAAATGCAAGATTAACCAAAGAACATAGACAAATTGCTCCGTTTATATATAAAACCTTAAAAAAAGCTAAGAAAAAATTTGGCATGAAAAATGCTGAAGAGTTAACGCAATGGGTTGTGAAACAATTCAAAAAACAACCTTTATTAGAGTTAGAATACTTTACAATTGCAGATGAAGAAACCTTAGAAACCCCAAGAATTATTAAGCCAAACAAAAAATACCGCGCTTTTATTGCAGTTTTTGCTGGTGAAATCCGTTTAATTGATAATATTGGGTTATCATAA
- a CDS encoding glycogen/starch synthase, translating into MKDKRILYVSSEVIPYLPETELSSTAFNVAKQAHSKGVQTRIFMPRYGVINERRHQLHEVIRLSGMNLIINDMDMPLIIKVASIPKERMQVYFIDNDEYFKRKAVYSDEDDKLFNDNDERMIFFAKGVVETVKKLNWAPDIIHVHGWMASLLPLYLREFYKEEPLFNESKIVTSLYNNGFEGELNNELSNKVRFDKINEAQASIFETPNHINILKSAIENSDAIVKGSEELPEEIENFIEGNDVKVLEFQSEETLTEAYLEFYKENVLELSE; encoded by the coding sequence ATGAAGGATAAGAGAATATTATATGTTTCTTCGGAAGTAATACCATATTTACCAGAAACAGAATTATCGTCTACCGCATTTAATGTAGCTAAACAAGCACATTCTAAAGGAGTTCAAACACGTATTTTTATGCCTCGTTACGGGGTGATTAATGAGCGAAGGCATCAACTGCATGAAGTAATTCGTTTATCAGGGATGAATCTAATCATTAATGATATGGATATGCCTTTAATCATTAAAGTAGCTTCAATTCCGAAAGAAAGAATGCAAGTTTACTTTATTGATAATGATGAATATTTTAAGCGAAAAGCTGTGTATTCAGATGAAGACGATAAGCTGTTTAATGACAATGATGAGCGTATGATTTTCTTTGCGAAAGGTGTTGTTGAGACAGTTAAGAAATTAAATTGGGCGCCAGATATTATTCATGTTCACGGATGGATGGCTTCTTTATTGCCACTTTATTTAAGAGAATTTTATAAAGAAGAACCATTGTTTAACGAAAGTAAGATAGTAACTTCGCTATATAATAATGGTTTTGAAGGTGAATTGAATAATGAATTGTCAAATAAAGTTCGTTTTGATAAAATTAACGAGGCACAAGCAAGCATATTTGAAACACCAAATCATATAAATATACTAAAAAGCGCTATTGAAAACTCAGATGCAATAGTTAAGGGAAGTGAAGAGCTTCCTGAAGAAATTGAAAACTTTATAGAAGGTAATGATGTAAAAGTTTTAGAATTTCAATCTGAAGAAACTTTAACAGAAGCGTATTTAGAATTTTATAAAGAAAACGTTTTAGAATTAAGCGAATAA
- a CDS encoding DUF4270 family protein, translating to MIRKIGVIGISLFCLALVSSCEKDFNDIGSGVVKNTKFNTNQIDLELKITPKDIENVRADNIGATISEYWLGVYKSGNYKTMEASFVSQLGLPSSLKTSDTKAAEKKDEIDSAFVLDKVILKLPYTATSIGKESDGKPKFRLDSVLGNPNLATNVKVYRNNTFLNALDPGNPTQQNTFLSNHDYSYTEVDLLSEDANFSFIPKAVDTMITITRSYSDGRTFESEEKLISKAPFLAITLDKDKMKTMFWDKFSDPEFANSQVFNEFFKGIVVKAEGTDGVAVPLSFAGTGESASMDFFYTITRTEKKTDDAALTYKDTVPTKFSFPLRGVSNSIYKMSPATVAVPADNFSVQGTAGSSVEIEVLGVNLVKLKQNDPNNTLLKHEDQDADNNGYLDLKELANIRNTNGGEYGLLVNDATLSFYINQTVNTDKNIVPQRLLLHGFTDSKPTHISDSYFESGTYGGNIDVTDNLPEKYTFRITRYISDLLDKSTTNFSPLVLKVYNNPTDNPNKANRVVDVNVKGYNWNPRGVTLLNENESSNGEKRAVLKISYSEKK from the coding sequence ATGATTAGAAAAATTGGTGTTATAGGTATTAGCCTATTTTGTTTAGCTCTAGTGAGCTCATGTGAAAAAGATTTTAATGATATTGGATCTGGTGTAGTAAAAAACACAAAATTCAACACGAATCAAATAGATTTAGAGTTGAAAATTACTCCAAAAGATATTGAAAATGTTAGAGCAGATAATATAGGAGCTACTATTTCAGAATACTGGTTAGGTGTTTATAAAAGTGGTAATTATAAAACTATGGAAGCTTCTTTTGTAAGTCAATTGGGTTTGCCTAGTAGTTTAAAAACAAGTGACACTAAAGCAGCAGAAAAGAAGGATGAAATTGATTCGGCTTTTGTTTTAGATAAAGTTATTTTAAAATTACCTTATACGGCTACAAGTATTGGTAAAGAGAGTGATGGTAAGCCAAAATTTAGGTTAGACTCTGTGTTAGGTAATCCTAATTTAGCTACTAATGTTAAGGTTTATAGGAATAATACTTTTTTAAATGCTTTAGATCCAGGAAACCCTACACAACAAAATACTTTTTTATCGAATCATGATTATTCGTATACAGAAGTTGATTTGTTAAGTGAAGATGCAAACTTTTCTTTTATACCTAAGGCTGTTGATACTATGATTACTATAACAAGAAGTTATAGCGATGGTAGAACCTTTGAGAGTGAAGAGAAATTAATAAGTAAAGCGCCTTTTTTAGCAATAACACTAGATAAAGATAAAATGAAAACTATGTTTTGGGACAAATTTAGTGATCCTGAATTTGCAAATTCACAGGTTTTTAATGAGTTTTTTAAAGGTATTGTTGTGAAAGCAGAAGGCACTGATGGTGTTGCGGTACCGTTAAGTTTTGCTGGTACAGGCGAGTCTGCCAGTATGGATTTCTTCTATACAATTACCAGAACAGAGAAGAAAACGGATGATGCTGCATTGACTTATAAAGATACAGTTCCCACAAAATTCTCATTTCCATTAAGAGGAGTTAGTAATAGTATTTATAAAATGTCTCCTGCAACAGTAGCTGTTCCTGCTGATAATTTTTCAGTACAAGGAACTGCTGGTTCTTCAGTTGAAATAGAAGTTTTGGGAGTTAACTTAGTTAAACTAAAACAAAATGACCCTAATAATACTTTATTGAAGCATGAAGATCAAGATGCTGATAATAACGGTTATTTAGATTTAAAAGAATTGGCAAATATTAGAAATACTAATGGAGGAGAGTATGGGTTGTTAGTAAATGATGCTACTTTATCATTTTATATAAATCAAACAGTTAATACAGATAAAAATATAGTGCCTCAAAGATTGTTACTACACGGTTTTACAGATAGTAAACCTACTCATATTTCTGATTCTTACTTTGAATCAGGCACCTATGGAGGTAACATAGATGTAACAGATAATTTACCAGAAAAATATACGTTTAGAATTACCCGCTACATATCAGATTTATTAGATAAGTCTACTACAAATTTTTCACCCCTTGTTTTAAAAGTTTATAATAACCCTACAGATAATCCCAATAAAGCTAATAGAGTTGTGGATGTTAATGTAAAAGGTTACAATTGGAACCCTAGAGGAGTTACATTGTTAAATGAGAATGAGTCATCAAATGGGGAAAAAAGAGCAGTGCTAAAAATTTCATATTCAGAAAAAAAATAA